A genomic stretch from Juglans microcarpa x Juglans regia isolate MS1-56 chromosome 3S, Jm3101_v1.0, whole genome shotgun sequence includes:
- the LOC121257443 gene encoding respiratory burst oxidase homolog protein C-like, with translation MRSGDGREAHLQTNTDDIEIVGNDRRRAFSGPLAGAAPTQQFSRNRSRKSARFNLPSGHSLSRNRNSGGDVPDDYVEITLDIHDDSVAVHSVQTATDDPEVSLMAKRTLGKKSSSSSLGSSVLRSASAKIRQVSQELKRFTSLSKRSSTARRFDRNKSAAVHALKGLKFIAAKTSGAAGWPAIEKRFDELTASTNGLLDASLFGECIGMNKESKEFAGELFRALARRHHISGDSINIQQLKDFWQKISDESFDSRLQIFFDMVDRDADGRISEDEVEEIISLSASANKLSNIQKQAKEYAALIMEELDPENAGYIMIYNLETLLLQAPNQSVRITDSRVLSQMLSQKLKPTLEDNPLRIWYQKSKYFLMDNWQRVWVMLLWLGIVLGLFAYKFVQYRNKAVFHVMGYCVCVAKGGAETAKFNMALILLPVCRNTITWLRNKTKLGKIVPFDDNLNFHKVIAAGIAVGVGLHAVAHLTCDFPRLLHATEEEYEPMKPYFGEEKPPNYWWFVKGVEGVTGIIMVVLMAIAFTLATPWFRRNRVNLPKPFKKFSGFNAFWYSHHLFVIVYTLLIVHGIYLYLSKKWYQKTTWMYLAVPVSLYACERLIRAFRSSIKPVKILKVAVYPGNVLALHMSKPQGFKYKSGQYMFVNCAAVSPFEWHPFSITSAPADDYLSVHIRTLGDWTRQLKTVFSKVCQPPSAEKSGLLRADFIQGPNNPSFPKILIDGPYGAPAQDYKDYDVVLLVGLGIGATPMVSIVKDIIHNIRMKEDEENSAEGALESGQGNTPPHNSKNKSNKSGFKTRKAYYYWVTREQGSFDWFKGIMNEVAELDEKGMIELHNYCTSVYEEGDARSALITMLQSLHHAKNGVDVVSGTRVKSHFAKPNWRQVYKKIALHHPDTRVGVFYCGAPALTKELGQLALDFSHRTSTKFDFHKENF, from the exons ATGAGAAGCGGAGACGGAAGAGAAGCTCATCTGCAGACGAACACCGACGACATAGAGATCGTCGGGAACGACAGGAGAAGAGCATTTAGCGGTCCGCTGGCAGGAGCAGCTCCGACTCAACAATTTAGCAGAAACAGGAGTAGAAAGAGTGCCAGGTTCAATTTGCCTTCTGGGCACAGCCTAAGTAGGAACAGAAACAGCGGCGGCGATGTGCCTGATGACTACGTGGAGATAACTCTGGATATCCATGACGATTCCGTGGCGGTTCACAGCGTTCAGACAGCGACAGATGATCCGGAGGTCTCTTTGATGGCCAAGAGGACGCTCGGGAAGAAGTCTTCTTCTTCGTCCTTGGGTTCCTCCGTTTTGCGGAGCGCTTCGGCCAAAATCCGGCAGGTCTCGCAGGAGCTCAAACGTTTTACTTCCCTGTCCAAAAGGTCGTCTACTGCTAGGCGTTTCGACCGGAACAAGTCGGCTGCTGTCCATGCCTTGAAGGGCCTCAAGTTTATCGCTGCCAAGACCAGCGGCGCCGCCGGATGGCCAGCCATCGAGAAACGATTCGACGAGCTGACGGCTTCTACAAACGGACTTCTTGACGCTTCATTGTTCGGGGAATGCATAG GTATGAACAAGGAGTCGAAGGAGTTCGCGGGTGAGCTTTTCCGAGCACTTGCTCGGAGGCATCACATAAGTGGTGATTCAATCAACATTCAGCAGCTTAAAGACTTCTGGCAGAAAATCTCTGACGAAAGCTTCGACTCCAGGCTCCAGATTTTCTTTGACAT GGTAGACAGAGACGCTGATGGAAGAATCAGCGAAGATGAAGTCGAAGAG ATTATCAGCCTGAGCGCTTCTGCAAACAAACTCTCCAATATTCAGAAACAAGCAAAGGAATATGCAGCTTTGATTATGGAAGAGCTAGACCCAGAAAATGCCGGATACATCATG ATATACAACCTCGAAACACTGCTATTACAAGCTCCGAACCAATCTGTCAGGATAACTGATAGCCGCGTTCTGAGTCAAATGTTAAGCCAGAAGCTGAAGCCTACACTGGAAGACAACCCACTAAGAATATGGTACCAGAAGAGTAAGTACTTCCTAATGGATAACTGGCAAAGGGTATGGGTAATGTTGCTATGGCTTGGAATTGTTCTGGGTCTGTTTGCGTACAAGTTCGTGCAGTATCGAAACAAGGCCGTGTTCCACGTGATGGGGTATTGTGTTTGCGTTGCCAAAGGTGGGGCAGAGACCGCCAAATTCAACATGGCCCTGATATTACTACCAGTATGCCGGAACACCATTACTTGGCTcagaaacaaaaccaaattaGGGAAAATTGTTCCATTTGATGACAACCTTAATTTCCATAAG GTGATTGCTGCCGGAATTGCCGTCGGGGTTGGACTGCACGCCGTTGCTCACTTAACATGTGATTTCCCACGACTTCTTCACGCAACGGAGGAGGAATACGAGCCCATGAAACCTTATTTTGGAGAAGAAAAGCCTCCCAACTACTGGTGGTTTGTGAAGGGGGTGGAAGGGGTGACAGGTATAATAATGGTGGTCTTGATGGCAATAGCATTCACGCTAGCCACCCCTTGGTTTAGGAGAAACAGGGTCAACCTCCCCAAGCCCTTCAAGAAGTTTTCTGGTTTCAATGCCTTCTGGTATTCCCACCACCTTTTTGTCATCGTCTATACTCTCCTTATTGTCCATGGCATTTACCTCTACCTCTCCAAAAAATGGTATCAGAAAACG ACATGGATGTATTTGGCCGTGCCTGTATCTCTGTATGCATGTGAAAGATTGATTAGAGCTTTCAGATCCAGCATCAAGCCTGTTAAGATTCTAAAG GTTGCCGTTTATCCGGGAAATGTGTTGGCATTGCACATGTCAAAGCCTCAGGGCTTTAAATACAAGAGTGGACAGTACATGTTTGTCAACTGCGCTGCTGTCTCTCCTTTTGAATG GCATCCATTTTCCATAACTTCAGCACCGGCAGACGATTACCTAAGCGTCCACATTAGAACACTGGGTGACTGGACGCGACAGCTCAAAACTGTTTTCTCGAAG GTCTGTCAGCCTCCATCTGCTGAGAAGAGCGGCCTGCTAAGAGCTGATTTCATTCAAGGACCCAACAACCCCAG CTTTCCGAAGATATTGATTGACGGTCCATATGGCGCTCCAGCACAAGACTACAAGGATTACGATGTGGTTTTGCTGGTGGGGCTTGGGATCGGGGCGACGCCCATGGTCAGCATTGTCAAAGACATCATTCACAACATCAGGAtgaaggaagatgaagagaactCAGCGGAAGGAGCTTTAGAGAGTGGACAAGGCAATACCCCACCGCACAACAGTAAAAACAAGAGCAATAAATCAGGATTCAAGACGAGGAAAGCCTACTACTATTGGGTGACGAGAGAACAGGGTTCGTTCGATTGGTTCAAAGGGATAATGAACGAAGTTGCTGAGCTGGACGAGAAGGGGATGATAGAACTGCACAATTACTGCACAAGCGTGTACGAAGAAGGTGACGCTAGATCTGCACTGATAACCATGCTTCAGTCTCTCCACCATGCCAAGAATGGTGTGGACGTGGTGTCGGGGACCAGAGTCAAATCCCACTTCGCCAAACCCAACTGGCGACAAGTCTACAAGAAGATAGCTCTCCACCACCCGGATACACGAGTTG GAGTTTTCTACTGTGGGGCACCGGCACTAACCAAAGAACTGGGGCAACTTGCTTTGGACTTCTCTCACAGGACCTCCACCAAATTTGATTTCCATAAAGAGAACTTTTAA